One stretch of Acropora muricata isolate sample 2 chromosome 12, ASM3666990v1, whole genome shotgun sequence DNA includes these proteins:
- the LOC136893774 gene encoding uncharacterized protein, translating into MKWNIEDDKFVWEISEKLMSAKSKKPVTRQGKADTSDVKLILQMLSRKKIGWDEPLEENDNVQWTKWLDDLGKLKEDVDGRVHCSFVMGKAWLAPIREISTPRLELTAAVISVKLSHVIRDELDLTVNKIIYWTDSTSVLKCIKNETKRFHTFESNRLTIIHDGSTPQQWRYVNREDNPADDGSKGLKLDVLTKNDRWLTGPKFLFEEEECWPAMVEIPILKDDDPEVRK; encoded by the exons ATGAAGTGGAATATTGAAGATGACAAATTTGTGTGGGAAATCTCTGAGAAACTTATGAGTGCTAAGTCGAAGAAACCAGTGACAAGACAGG GCAAAGCTGATACTTCAGATGTTAAGCTGATACTTCAGATGTTAAGCCGAAAGAAGATTGGATGGGATGAACCCCTTGAAGAAAACGATAATGTGCAGTGGACGAAATGGTTGGATGACCTTGGCAAGTTAAAAGAG GATGTTGATGGAAGAGTGCATTGTTCATTTGTCATGGGCAAGGCCTGGTTAGCTCCAATCAGAGAAATTTCCACACCCAGACTTGAGTTGACTGCAGCAGTTATCTCCGTGAAACTCAGCCACGTGATCCGGGACGAGTTGGATCTGACTGTGAATAAGATCATTTACTGGACAGATTCCACCTCAGTACTGAAATGTATTAAAAACGAAACCAAGAGATTTCATACCTTCGAGTCAAACCGTTTGACTATCATACATGATGGATCTACGCCCCAGCAATGGCGTTATGTAAACAGAGAAGACAACCCAGCAGATGATGGATCTAAAGGGCTAAAACTGGATGTTCTGACCAAGAACGATCGCTGGTTAACAGGTCCTAAGTTCTTATTCGAGGAAGAAGAATGCTGGCCCGCAATGGTTGAGATCCCGATCCTTAAAGACGACGATCCGGAGGTTAGAAAGTAG